Genomic segment of Candidatus Eremiobacterota bacterium:
GGGGAGGGCAGCTCCTACGCAGTAGAGGAACCATGGGAACACATAGTCGGCCATGTACACCCCGCTGTTCCAAGGCGCATGCATGACAAAGACAGGTGTAGTGGCCTCGAGGGCCGTGTTGTTGACCAGGAGCATCAGTATTATGGTGATGCCCCGGAGCGCGTCGAGGGATTGAAGCCTGGCAGGCGCGGTCTCACTTGTTTTCAAGCTCATGGGCCATTTCCGTTATGGTAATGAATTTATATCCTCTCTTTTTCAGATGCTCGATGATGTCGGGAAGGATGTTGATGGTCTGCTGGACCCCGTCATGGAGCAGTATGATGCCGCCGTTGTCTATGTTAGCCAGCACGCGGTCCTCGATCTTTTCCTTCCCGGGCCTGGCATAATCTCCCGGGTCGTCGGTCCAGAGAACCGTGGTGAGGCCGCACCTGGCTGCCGCCTGGATGACCTCGTCATCGTAGTCGCCGCCGGGCGGCCTGCAGAACTTCGGCTCCCTGCCTGTTATTGATTTGAGCACCTCGTTGCAGGCAAGCCATTCCACCTCTATCTCTTCCTTAGGTATTTTGGTAAGATTCACGTGATGGAAGGAATGATTTTCCACCTCATGGCCTTCTGCCGTGAGAGCCCTTACGAGATCCTTGTGCTTTTCAGCCATCTTCCCCACGAAGAAGAAAGTGGCTTTCACCTCGTATTTCTTGAGAAGCCTTATAAGCTGAGGGGTGAAGAGGCGGTGGGGGCCGTCGTCAAAAGTGAGAGCCACCTCTTTTCTCGATAGATCGCCATACATGAGCTTGTCATATACAATCCCTTTTCTTCCCTCGCGCTTATGCTGGGCCTTAAGTTCCTCCGGCGAGCGGTACACGGCTTCATGGGCCCTTTCCCAGAAGCGGTCAACTCTTGCGGGGTGGCTGTGGACTTCCTTGAAAGCGTCGCCTGCCGACTTCTCTGCGGGGGGTTGCCTGAATCTGGGGCCGCAGCTGGCAACAGAGACCACAATGAGGAGGAGAAGGATCTGCATCAAGCGCAGGATAGCCGTTTTCATGAGAGCTCGCTTAATGATCAGGATGAGTCCTGCAGTCAGGAGATCCCTCATGAAATACTCCGGGGGAGGGCTTATTCCCTTCATAGCCGCGTGAGAGAACACTGAGAAGGACATGGGAGCCCTGTGGAGAATCAAATGAGGATATTTCAGGAGGTGTGAGA
This window contains:
- a CDS encoding polysaccharide deacetylase family protein produces the protein MKTAILRLMQILLLLIVVSVASCGPRFRQPPAEKSAGDAFKEVHSHPARVDRFWERAHEAVYRSPEELKAQHKREGRKGIVYDKLMYGDLSRKEVALTFDDGPHRLFTPQLIRLLKKYEVKATFFFVGKMAEKHKDLVRALTAEGHEVENHSFHHVNLTKIPKEEIEVEWLACNEVLKSITGREPKFCRPPGGDYDDEVIQAAARCGLTTVLWTDDPGDYARPGKEKIEDRVLANIDNGGIILLHDGVQQTINILPDIIEHLKKRGYKFITITEMAHELENK